The Chelatococcus sp. HY11 genome includes a window with the following:
- a CDS encoding MBL fold metallo-hydrolase, producing MTTTVTVLGCGSSGGVPRVGGGWGACDPGEPRNRRRRCSVLIERRGSAGTTRVLIDTSPDLREQLLSADVDHLDGVLYTHQHADHTHGIDDLRPLSLRMRKPINVYANRATGEFLRETFGYCFATPLDSEYPPFLIEHSLEVGRATVIEGPGGAITAMPFSMQHGRLEAYGFRIGNFAYATDINHMPEASVPYVMGLDVLILDALRYTPHATHFSVAEALALIDRVTPRQAFLTNLHNDLDYGKLSGELPAGIEPAYDGLSIEIAH from the coding sequence GTGACGACGACTGTGACCGTGCTCGGCTGTGGGTCATCCGGCGGTGTACCGCGGGTCGGTGGAGGCTGGGGCGCTTGCGATCCTGGCGAGCCCCGTAACCGGCGCAGGCGCTGTTCCGTTCTCATCGAGCGACGCGGCAGCGCAGGGACGACCCGCGTGCTGATCGATACGTCACCGGATCTCAGGGAGCAGCTCCTGTCGGCGGATGTCGATCATCTCGATGGCGTGCTCTATACCCACCAGCATGCGGACCATACTCATGGCATCGACGATTTGCGGCCGCTGTCGCTGCGTATGCGCAAACCCATCAATGTCTACGCTAACCGGGCGACGGGCGAGTTCCTGAGGGAAACCTTCGGCTATTGCTTCGCCACGCCGCTCGACAGCGAATACCCGCCCTTTCTGATCGAGCACTCCCTTGAGGTCGGACGCGCGACTGTCATCGAGGGACCGGGCGGCGCCATCACAGCCATGCCGTTCTCCATGCAGCACGGCCGCCTCGAGGCCTACGGTTTCCGCATCGGCAATTTTGCCTATGCCACCGATATCAACCACATGCCCGAGGCGAGCGTCCCTTATGTCATGGGGCTCGATGTTCTGATCCTCGACGCCCTGCGCTACACGCCCCATGCCACGCATTTCAGCGTAGCCGAGGCGCTTGCGCTCATCGATCGCGTGACGCCGAGGCAGGCTTTCCTGACCAACCTCCACAACGATCTCGACTATGGAAAACTCTCCGGTGAGCTCCCGGCGGGCATAGAGCCCGCCTATGACGGACTGTCGATAGAGATCGCCCACTGA
- the tmk gene encoding dTMP kinase, protein MQAVLVKQAAERVEKAPFITFEGGEGAGKSTQIKRLAARLQGVGIDAIMTREPGGSSKAERIRALLLAGAAKRFGTLAEAVLFSAARIDHIDTLIAPALTRGTWVLCDRFVDSTRVYQGTSGDIDPGQLAVLERVVAGDVMPDVTFILDLPAEAGLARAAARAGADAASDRFEAEGLAFHEKLRAAFLSIAAAEPERCVVIDATQDKDAVEEAIWAAVLERLPIPEAARAKMDLPKPTKRGPCVAT, encoded by the coding sequence GTGCAAGCCGTTTTGGTGAAACAGGCAGCGGAGCGCGTGGAAAAGGCACCCTTCATCACCTTCGAGGGCGGGGAGGGCGCCGGAAAATCCACGCAGATCAAGCGGTTGGCAGCGCGCCTTCAAGGCGTGGGCATCGACGCGATCATGACACGCGAGCCAGGTGGATCGTCGAAGGCCGAGCGGATACGGGCTCTGCTTCTCGCCGGTGCCGCGAAGCGCTTCGGGACTCTGGCTGAGGCGGTCCTTTTTTCAGCCGCCCGTATCGACCATATCGACACCCTGATCGCGCCGGCGCTGACGCGCGGCACGTGGGTTCTGTGTGATCGCTTCGTCGATTCGACCCGCGTCTATCAAGGTACGTCGGGTGACATAGATCCCGGGCAGCTCGCGGTCCTGGAACGGGTCGTGGCGGGCGATGTGATGCCGGACGTGACTTTCATCCTCGATTTGCCGGCAGAGGCGGGTCTGGCGCGGGCGGCGGCACGCGCTGGCGCCGATGCGGCCAGTGATCGTTTTGAGGCCGAGGGCCTCGCGTTCCACGAGAAGCTGCGCGCCGCGTTTCTGTCCATCGCCGCTGCCGAGCCGGAACGTTGCGTCGTTATCGACGCGACGCAGGACAAGGATGCGGTGGAGGAGGCGATCTGGGCGGCAGTCCTCGAGCGGCTGCCGATCCCCGAAGCCGCGCGCGCAAAGATGGATCTGCCAAAACCGACGAAGCGGGGACCGTGTGTCGCTACCTGA
- a CDS encoding alpha/beta hydrolase — translation MTVTDGFRDEFVSASDGLRLHVRVYGSRPSENLPVVCLPGLARTAADFHELAIALASDTRRPRRVLAVDYRGRGLSEWDKDWTHYDPQVEVDDLIQVLTALGVPQAIFVGTSRGGLLIMALAVARAGIVQGAVLNDVGPVLDPRGLIRIRGYIGKLPTPADFREAVGILKLLSSAQFPALGDADWDLLARRTWVEEKGKLVPAYDPALVKTLESVDLEEPLPELWNYCDLLRNVPMLTIRGANSDILSEATLAAMQARYPKMEALTIPDQGHTPLTWEPAVMKAILRFVQGVDSQAA, via the coding sequence ATGACTGTGACTGACGGCTTCCGCGATGAATTTGTGAGCGCCAGCGACGGCCTTCGCCTCCATGTCCGCGTCTACGGTAGCCGCCCCAGCGAAAACCTGCCCGTGGTATGCCTGCCCGGCCTCGCCCGCACCGCTGCGGATTTCCATGAGCTCGCAATCGCCCTTGCCTCGGATACGCGCCGGCCGCGCCGCGTCCTGGCCGTTGACTATCGCGGTCGCGGCCTCTCCGAATGGGACAAGGACTGGACGCACTACGATCCGCAGGTTGAAGTCGATGATCTGATTCAGGTCCTGACGGCGCTCGGCGTGCCCCAGGCCATTTTTGTCGGAACCTCGCGCGGCGGCCTCCTGATCATGGCGCTTGCGGTGGCACGCGCTGGTATCGTGCAAGGGGCAGTCCTCAATGACGTCGGGCCCGTGCTCGATCCGCGCGGGTTGATCCGTATCCGCGGCTATATCGGCAAGCTGCCGACACCGGCGGACTTCCGCGAGGCTGTCGGAATTCTCAAGCTGCTATCGAGCGCGCAGTTCCCGGCGCTGGGCGATGCGGACTGGGACCTTCTCGCGCGCCGCACCTGGGTCGAGGAAAAGGGCAAGCTCGTCCCAGCCTATGATCCGGCTCTGGTGAAGACGCTCGAGAGCGTCGACCTGGAGGAGCCGCTACCGGAGCTTTGGAACTACTGCGACCTTCTCCGCAACGTTCCGATGCTGACCATTCGTGGCGCCAATTCCGACATCCTGTCCGAGGCGACATTGGCCGCCATGCAGGCGCGCTACCCGAAGATGGAGGCCTTGACCATACCGGACCAGGGCCACACGCCGCTGACATGGGAGCCCGCGGTGATGAAGGCAATCCTGCGGTTCGTTCAGGGTGTGGATTCACAGGCGGCGTGA
- the smpB gene encoding SsrA-binding protein SmpB, whose amino-acid sequence MSAGKETTRNVAENRKARFHYEIVEKIEAGIALTGTEVKSLREGKATITEAYAGPSGEEFLLFNAYIPEYLQANRFNHETRRPRKLLLHKRQINKLIGATQRQGFTVVPLRIYFNPKGRAKVEIALARGKTLGDKRETEKKRDWDRERSRLMREKG is encoded by the coding sequence ATGTCCGCCGGTAAGGAGACGACGCGGAACGTTGCCGAGAACCGTAAGGCGCGATTCCACTATGAGATCGTCGAGAAAATCGAGGCCGGAATTGCCTTGACCGGCACAGAGGTCAAATCGCTCAGGGAAGGCAAGGCGACCATCACGGAAGCCTATGCCGGCCCCTCGGGCGAGGAGTTCCTGCTGTTCAACGCCTACATCCCGGAATATCTGCAGGCCAACCGCTTCAACCACGAGACGCGGCGGCCGCGGAAACTGCTCCTGCATAAGCGCCAGATCAACAAGCTGATCGGCGCCACGCAGCGCCAGGGGTTCACGGTCGTGCCGCTCAGGATCTATTTCAATCCCAAGGGACGCGCGAAGGTGGAGATCGCGCTGGCGCGCGGCAAGACCCTCGGCGACAAGCGCGAGACCGAGAAGAAGCGGGATTGGGATCGCGAGCGCTCCCGCCTCATGCGCGAGAAGGGCTGA
- a CDS encoding lytic transglycosylase domain-containing protein — protein sequence MKPRARLLAGIAVAVLSIAVVWPERAPVQMPAPQRDKEAEAPAAAPSAATGTASPESSPSAAEAIAEADPTEMPPTPVNTDPAALAYAGPDQMQSRDAKPPHALSMARPDLDAITVEADTVTQIIDHYRKGNISEGDGLAAGLSGAAARTLVEWIAIRHNGSHLGFNRLSAFLADRADWPQRDITQRYAERAMWRQKLSPAATLSFFSGREPESADGKYALALAYQQAGDDKTSQPNGKADGKVADRKTLDDKALALVQDAWRNDPVDRDLERALRESFPAIFTADNNRARLERLAFRKDWTSAQRLAADIGLTEVKLLKARMTIDRGGTMKAALNGLSAAERAEPLIQFVEAQDLRRQGKREEAAAIMLKAPTKRDTVVEGDQWAKERQRLARGLLEAGKPQLAYDIIKPNVAVSETDTIETEMLAGWIALRFLDKPDLAAAHFTAAEPHADLPTSVARVAYWRGRAAEAAKNAGKKTAENAADADAFYEAAAQHVTTYYGQLARAKLGKTDLPVNPPAKGDVLARASLEKGEIVQAIRLLYHLDERRIATLLLDELARNVQGADTMTAVAHIAASLGDTRAELVVGKRALYRGFPLDRTAFPTSGIPTFETAGDSVERSMTYAIARQESAFAADAVSSAGARGLMQLMPATAKATAQKAGLPFDVDRLTSDPAYNATLGTAHLGELVGYWRGSYILTFAAYNAGPGNVRKWITAYGDPRDNDVDTVDWVERIPFPETRNYVQRVMENLQVYRHILSDRTALFIERDLRRGAFQ from the coding sequence ATGAAGCCGAGAGCGCGCCTTCTGGCGGGAATCGCGGTTGCCGTTCTGTCAATCGCTGTTGTGTGGCCGGAGAGAGCTCCGGTTCAAATGCCGGCTCCTCAACGCGATAAGGAGGCCGAAGCGCCTGCGGCCGCGCCATCCGCGGCGACTGGGACCGCAAGCCCCGAGAGTTCTCCATCCGCCGCTGAGGCCATCGCGGAAGCCGATCCGACCGAGATGCCGCCGACGCCGGTGAACACGGATCCGGCGGCGCTCGCCTATGCCGGCCCCGACCAGATGCAGAGCCGCGACGCCAAGCCGCCCCACGCGCTTTCGATGGCACGCCCCGATCTGGACGCCATCACCGTCGAAGCCGACACAGTTACCCAGATCATCGACCACTATCGCAAGGGAAATATCAGCGAGGGTGATGGGCTTGCGGCAGGCCTGTCGGGCGCCGCCGCGCGCACGCTCGTCGAATGGATCGCCATCCGCCACAACGGCTCGCATCTCGGCTTCAACCGCCTTTCGGCCTTCCTCGCCGACCGTGCCGACTGGCCCCAGAGGGACATCACACAACGCTACGCGGAGCGCGCGATGTGGCGGCAGAAGCTCTCGCCCGCCGCCACGCTGTCGTTTTTCTCCGGACGCGAGCCTGAAAGCGCCGATGGCAAGTACGCCCTGGCGCTCGCTTACCAGCAGGCAGGCGACGACAAGACGTCTCAGCCGAACGGGAAGGCGGACGGCAAGGTCGCGGATCGAAAGACCCTGGACGACAAGGCCCTGGCTCTGGTCCAGGATGCCTGGCGTAACGATCCGGTCGACCGCGACCTCGAGCGTGCCCTCCGCGAGAGCTTTCCCGCCATCTTCACAGCCGACAACAATCGCGCGCGGCTGGAGCGCCTCGCGTTTCGCAAGGATTGGACATCGGCCCAGCGCCTGGCCGCCGATATCGGCCTCACCGAGGTCAAGCTCCTGAAAGCCCGGATGACCATCGACCGGGGCGGCACCATGAAGGCAGCGCTCAATGGCCTCAGCGCCGCCGAGCGGGCGGAGCCGCTGATCCAGTTCGTCGAGGCGCAGGACCTGCGCCGCCAGGGAAAGCGCGAGGAAGCCGCCGCGATCATGCTCAAAGCGCCGACCAAGCGGGACACCGTGGTGGAGGGCGATCAATGGGCGAAGGAGCGCCAACGCCTCGCGCGCGGCCTGCTCGAGGCCGGCAAGCCGCAGCTGGCCTACGACATCATCAAGCCGAATGTCGCGGTGAGCGAGACGGACACGATCGAGACGGAAATGCTCGCCGGCTGGATCGCCTTGCGGTTCCTCGACAAGCCGGATCTTGCCGCCGCGCATTTCACGGCGGCGGAGCCGCATGCCGACCTGCCGACTTCGGTCGCGCGCGTGGCCTACTGGCGTGGACGGGCGGCCGAGGCCGCCAAGAACGCCGGCAAGAAAACCGCCGAAAATGCCGCCGACGCGGATGCGTTTTATGAGGCCGCGGCACAGCACGTCACGACCTATTACGGACAGCTTGCACGCGCCAAACTCGGCAAGACCGATCTGCCGGTCAATCCGCCCGCGAAAGGGGACGTACTGGCGCGGGCGTCACTGGAAAAAGGCGAGATCGTCCAGGCGATCCGGCTTCTCTACCACCTCGACGAGCGGCGGATCGCCACCCTTCTGCTCGATGAACTGGCGCGCAACGTCCAAGGCGCCGACACCATGACCGCTGTCGCGCATATCGCGGCCTCGCTGGGGGATACCCGGGCGGAGCTCGTCGTTGGCAAACGCGCCCTATACCGCGGCTTTCCCCTCGACCGGACAGCTTTTCCGACAAGCGGCATCCCAACGTTCGAAACGGCCGGCGATAGCGTCGAGCGGTCGATGACCTATGCGATCGCACGACAGGAAAGCGCGTTCGCCGCGGATGCCGTTTCCTCGGCCGGCGCGCGCGGGCTTATGCAGCTCATGCCCGCCACAGCGAAAGCGACCGCCCAGAAGGCGGGACTGCCGTTCGACGTCGATCGCCTCACCAGCGATCCGGCCTATAACGCGACGCTCGGCACCGCCCATCTCGGCGAGCTCGTCGGCTATTGGCGCGGGTCCTACATTCTGACCTTCGCCGCCTACAACGCCGGTCCCGGCAACGTGCGGAAATGGATCACGGCCTATGGCGACCCGCGCGACAACGACGTCGATACCGTGGACTGGGTGGAGCGCATACCCTTTCCGGAAACGCGCAATTATGTGCAACGCGTTATGGAGAATCTTCAGGTCTACCGGCATATTCTGAGCGACCGGACCGCCTTGTTCATCGAGCGCGATCTCCGGCGGGGGGCGTTCCAGTAG
- a CDS encoding uracil-DNA glycosylase — translation MSALLRRKVRHDAVEPGHDCPLCPRLVAFREEWRAREPGWHNAPVPAFGPSNARLMIVGLAPGLRGANRTGRPFTGDYAGDLLYATLAEFGFAHGHYRATPDDGLALDDGIIVNAVRCVPPQNKPTGVEIAACRPFLTGQIDALPQLSAVVALGRIAHESVVRALGGKPGRVPFGHGAEHDIDRIRLFDSYHCSRYNTNTRVLTPEMFRAVFQRVRAFLDSKA, via the coding sequence TTGAGCGCGCTTCTGCGGCGCAAGGTGCGGCACGACGCGGTGGAGCCGGGCCACGATTGCCCGCTCTGCCCGCGGCTTGTTGCATTCCGGGAGGAATGGCGGGCACGCGAGCCGGGCTGGCATAATGCGCCCGTTCCCGCCTTCGGGCCATCGAACGCCCGTCTGATGATCGTTGGGCTGGCGCCGGGCCTCAGGGGCGCCAACCGGACTGGCCGGCCGTTCACTGGCGACTACGCCGGCGACCTTCTGTACGCGACCCTGGCCGAGTTCGGCTTCGCGCATGGCCACTATCGCGCCACGCCGGACGATGGTCTTGCGCTCGACGACGGCATCATCGTCAACGCGGTGCGCTGCGTGCCGCCGCAGAACAAGCCGACCGGCGTTGAAATCGCGGCCTGCCGCCCGTTTCTCACCGGGCAGATCGACGCGTTGCCGCAGCTATCAGCGGTTGTCGCGCTCGGCCGCATCGCCCATGAAAGTGTCGTTCGTGCCCTGGGAGGCAAGCCCGGCCGCGTCCCCTTTGGCCATGGCGCCGAACACGACATCGATCGCATCCGGCTGTTCGACAGCTATCACTGCTCGCGGTACAACACCAACACACGTGTCCTTACACCCGAAATGTTCCGGGCCGTATTCCAGCGTGTGCGTGCTTTCCTGGACAGCAAGGCTTGA
- a CDS encoding DNA polymerase III subunit delta', translating to MSLPDGIEADRFLDCPHPREQADLFGHAAAETAFLDAFRSGRLHHAWLIGGPQGIGKATFAYRAARFLLANPDPSAPAVVRAVDLRVDPDNPVARKVAALSHPDLVVLRRTPGTDKKGPSASIPIDAVRRALAVFGTTAGAGGYRVAIVDSVEDLNAASANALLKVVEEPPPRSVFLIVAHAPGRTMATLRSRCRKMIMRPLGPDDVAAVLAKLDAHSDSTAVRQAAAMADGSVRTALRLIDPDVSALVERVRRMLARLPDEDVSDLYGLADQLSGRADDERFATFLTTVGDWIGERVHTEAAAGASRLAPLVEVWDKGLRAARDVQVLNLDRRPFVFSLIGDLAEAVRRSSAA from the coding sequence GTGTCGCTACCTGACGGCATCGAAGCTGATCGCTTCCTGGATTGCCCCCATCCGCGCGAGCAGGCGGATCTCTTTGGCCATGCCGCGGCGGAAACCGCTTTTCTGGACGCCTTCCGGAGCGGGCGCCTGCATCACGCGTGGCTGATCGGTGGACCGCAGGGCATCGGCAAGGCGACCTTCGCCTACCGCGCCGCGCGTTTTCTCCTGGCGAATCCCGATCCTTCAGCGCCCGCCGTCGTGCGTGCGGTGGATCTTCGCGTCGATCCCGATAACCCGGTGGCGCGCAAGGTGGCGGCCCTGTCCCATCCGGATCTGGTGGTCCTGCGACGGACGCCCGGAACGGACAAGAAGGGGCCGTCAGCGTCCATTCCGATCGATGCGGTCCGCCGCGCCCTCGCGGTCTTCGGCACCACCGCTGGCGCCGGCGGCTACCGTGTGGCGATCGTCGACAGTGTCGAGGATCTCAACGCAGCGAGCGCCAATGCCTTGCTCAAGGTGGTGGAGGAGCCGCCGCCGCGTTCGGTGTTTCTCATTGTCGCGCATGCACCCGGGCGCACGATGGCGACCTTGCGCTCGCGCTGCCGCAAGATGATCATGCGGCCGCTCGGCCCCGACGATGTCGCCGCCGTCCTCGCGAAGCTCGACGCGCATTCCGATTCCACGGCCGTGCGGCAGGCGGCCGCGATGGCCGACGGCTCCGTGCGCACGGCGCTCCGGCTGATCGACCCGGATGTCAGCGCGCTTGTCGAACGGGTCCGGCGGATGCTCGCGCGCTTGCCGGACGAGGACGTGAGCGACCTTTACGGCCTTGCGGACCAGTTGTCCGGGCGTGCGGATGATGAGCGTTTCGCGACTTTTCTGACGACGGTCGGAGACTGGATCGGCGAGCGCGTGCACACCGAGGCGGCGGCGGGCGCCTCACGCCTTGCGCCACTCGTGGAGGTATGGGACAAAGGCCTCCGCGCGGCGCGCGACGTCCAGGTTCTCAATCTCGATCGTCGCCCGTTCGTATTTTCCCTTATCGGCGACCTCGCGGAGGCCGTTCGGCGCTCCAGTGCCGCGTGA
- the dapA gene encoding 4-hydroxy-tetrahydrodipicolinate synthase, translating into MTSRSPFKGSITALVTPFRDGALDEAAFRAHVDWQIENGTHGLVPVGTTGESPTLSHAEHKQVVEWCIAAAGERVPVIAGAGSNNTAEAVDLARHAEKAGAQGVLVVTPYYNKPGQEGLYQHFKAINDAIGIPILIYNIPSRSVIDMSVDTMKRLFELPNIAGVKDATANVARVSLQRAAMGPHFNQLSGEDATALGFMAHGGDGCISVSANVAPKLCSEFQEACLRGDYASALAIQDRLLPLHTALFIETNPSPAKAALALLGRMSPETRLPMVPVSDATRHTLREALVHAGLING; encoded by the coding sequence ATGACTTCACGCTCTCCCTTCAAGGGATCGATCACTGCGCTCGTTACGCCTTTTCGCGATGGTGCCCTCGATGAGGCCGCGTTTCGCGCCCATGTCGACTGGCAGATCGAGAACGGCACCCATGGGCTCGTTCCCGTCGGCACGACGGGCGAAAGCCCCACATTGTCCCATGCCGAACACAAACAGGTGGTCGAATGGTGCATTGCCGCCGCGGGCGAGCGCGTGCCGGTCATAGCCGGCGCCGGCTCCAACAATACGGCCGAAGCCGTCGATCTGGCGCGCCATGCCGAAAAGGCCGGCGCTCAGGGCGTGCTGGTCGTGACGCCCTACTACAACAAGCCCGGCCAGGAAGGGCTCTATCAGCATTTCAAGGCCATCAATGACGCCATCGGCATCCCTATTCTGATCTACAATATTCCCTCGCGTTCGGTGATCGACATGTCCGTCGACACCATGAAGCGGCTGTTCGAGCTGCCAAACATCGCGGGCGTCAAGGACGCGACCGCCAATGTGGCGCGCGTGAGCCTCCAGCGCGCGGCGATGGGCCCGCACTTTAACCAACTTTCTGGCGAAGATGCGACGGCGCTCGGCTTCATGGCCCACGGCGGCGATGGCTGCATCTCCGTCAGTGCCAATGTCGCGCCAAAACTGTGCTCGGAGTTCCAGGAGGCCTGCCTCCGGGGGGATTACGCGAGCGCTCTGGCGATCCAGGATCGGTTGCTGCCGCTTCATACGGCGCTGTTCATCGAGACCAATCCCTCGCCCGCGAAGGCCGCGCTTGCGCTGCTCGGGCGCATGTCCCCAGAGACGCGGCTGCCGATGGTTCCCGTCTCCGACGCCACGCGCCATACGCTCCGTGAGGCCCTGGTGCATGCCGGGCTGATCAACGGGTGA
- the metG gene encoding methionine--tRNA ligase: MAETFYITTPIFYPNGAPHIGHAYTVIATDALARFQRLDGKDVLFLSGTDEHGLKMQQTAEKEGVTAKQLADRNSAVFQSLLKHLDCSNDDFIRTTEPRHYEACQAIWKAMAANGDIYLDRYAGWYSVRQEAYFEESETTLGDDGVRREPLGSPVEWNEEESYFFRLSAYQDRLLAFYEANPDFIGPTERRNEVISFVKSGLRDLSVSRTTFDWGVPVPGDPKHVMYVWVDALTNYVTAAGYPDADAPKWRYWPASAHIIGKDIVRFHAVYWPAFLMAAGLEPPKRVFAHGFLFNRGEKMSKSVGNVIDPFELVERYGLDQVRYFFLREVPFGQDGSYSHDAIVNRTNADLANDLGNLAQRSLSMIAKNCEGKVPAPAAFTPADEALLAALDALMPKARAAIADFALHSLLAETWAVVADANRYFASQEPWTLRKTDPARMATVLYVTAEVLRQVAILVQPVTPNAAGKLLNLLAVPPEARDFAALGATGRLAPGGALPAPAPIFPRYVEPEAASEGQGA; encoded by the coding sequence ATGGCCGAGACGTTCTATATCACGACCCCCATCTTCTATCCCAACGGTGCGCCGCACATCGGTCACGCCTATACGGTGATCGCGACCGACGCCTTGGCGCGTTTTCAGCGCCTCGACGGCAAGGACGTGCTGTTCCTGTCCGGGACGGACGAGCACGGGCTGAAGATGCAGCAGACCGCTGAGAAGGAAGGCGTGACGGCAAAGCAACTCGCCGACCGCAACTCCGCCGTGTTCCAGTCGCTGCTCAAGCACCTCGACTGCTCCAACGACGATTTCATTCGCACGACGGAGCCGCGCCACTATGAAGCCTGCCAGGCGATCTGGAAGGCGATGGCCGCCAATGGCGACATCTATCTCGATCGCTATGCCGGCTGGTATTCCGTGCGGCAGGAGGCCTATTTCGAGGAGAGCGAAACCACGCTCGGCGACGATGGCGTGCGCCGTGAGCCGCTCGGCTCGCCTGTGGAGTGGAACGAGGAGGAAAGCTATTTCTTCCGTCTCTCCGCCTATCAGGATCGCCTGCTCGCCTTTTACGAGGCCAATCCGGATTTCATCGGCCCCACGGAGCGCCGCAATGAGGTGATCAGCTTCGTGAAGTCGGGCCTGCGCGACCTTTCGGTGTCGCGCACCACCTTCGACTGGGGCGTCCCGGTGCCGGGGGACCCGAAGCACGTGATGTATGTGTGGGTGGATGCCCTCACCAACTACGTCACGGCGGCCGGCTATCCCGACGCCGATGCGCCGAAATGGCGCTACTGGCCCGCCAGCGCGCATATCATCGGCAAGGACATCGTGCGCTTTCACGCGGTGTATTGGCCGGCCTTCCTGATGGCGGCGGGACTGGAGCCGCCGAAGCGGGTCTTCGCGCACGGCTTCCTGTTCAACCGCGGCGAGAAAATGTCGAAGTCGGTCGGCAATGTGATCGATCCCTTCGAGCTCGTGGAGCGTTACGGCCTTGACCAGGTGCGCTACTTCTTCCTGCGGGAGGTGCCCTTCGGTCAGGACGGCAGCTACAGCCACGATGCCATCGTCAATCGCACCAATGCCGATCTTGCTAACGATCTCGGCAATCTGGCGCAGCGTTCGCTGTCGATGATCGCCAAGAACTGCGAGGGCAAGGTGCCCGCGCCGGCCGCCTTCACGCCGGCCGACGAGGCGCTTCTGGCAGCTCTGGACGCGCTGATGCCGAAGGCGCGGGCGGCGATCGCCGATTTCGCCCTGCATAGCCTGCTCGCCGAGACCTGGGCCGTTGTGGCGGACGCCAACCGCTATTTCGCGTCTCAGGAGCCGTGGACGCTGCGCAAGACGGATCCCGCCCGTATGGCGACGGTGCTCTATGTCACGGCCGAGGTGTTGCGGCAGGTGGCCATCCTCGTGCAGCCGGTGACGCCGAACGCCGCCGGAAAACTGCTCAACCTGCTTGCCGTGCCCCCGGAGGCGCGCGATTTCGCGGCGCTTGGCGCCACCGGCCGCCTGGCGCCAGGCGGCGCCTTGCCGGCTCCCGCGCCGATCTTCCCACGGTATGTCGAGCCGGAGGCCGCGAGCGAAGGGCAGGGCGCGTGA
- a CDS encoding TatD family hydrolase, whose translation MLVDSHCHLDYYQTDIDEILARAQAAGVGRLVTISTLVSHFDTYRELAERNPGVFFSVGTHPHQVGEEPDVPAARLVALSAHPRCIAIGEAGLDYFYDRNPRDLQQAVFRTHIAAARDSGLPLVIHARSADEDMITILKDEMRAGAFTAVLHCFSSGRELAEVGLELGLYLSFSGILTFRRSEELREIAAMAPIERLLVETDAPYLAPEPFRGKRNEPAHVGYTARVLAEVKGMDEAALIAATTANFERLFSKVGRDELVASPEGHAS comes from the coding sequence ATGCTGGTCGATAGTCATTGCCACCTCGACTACTACCAGACTGACATCGATGAGATCCTTGCGCGGGCGCAAGCGGCGGGCGTCGGACGCCTTGTCACGATCTCGACCCTCGTCAGCCACTTCGATACCTATCGCGAGCTGGCGGAGCGCAATCCGGGCGTGTTCTTCTCGGTGGGAACGCACCCGCACCAGGTTGGCGAGGAGCCCGACGTGCCGGCCGCGCGGCTGGTCGCGCTCTCCGCTCATCCGCGCTGCATCGCGATTGGAGAAGCCGGCCTCGACTATTTCTACGATCGCAACCCGCGCGATCTGCAGCAGGCTGTGTTCCGCACCCATATCGCCGCGGCGCGGGACAGCGGGCTGCCGCTCGTCATTCACGCGCGCTCGGCCGACGAGGACATGATCACCATCCTGAAGGACGAGATGCGGGCAGGCGCCTTCACGGCGGTTCTGCATTGCTTCTCGTCAGGGCGGGAACTGGCTGAGGTGGGGCTCGAGCTTGGGCTCTATCTGTCGTTCTCCGGGATCCTGACCTTCCGCCGATCCGAGGAACTGCGGGAGATCGCCGCGATGGCCCCCATCGAGCGTCTCCTGGTGGAGACCGATGCGCCTTATCTCGCGCCAGAACCCTTCCGGGGCAAGCGCAACGAGCCGGCGCATGTCGGCTATACCGCACGGGTGCTTGCGGAGGTGAAGGGCATGGATGAAGCTGCCCTGATCGCCGCGACCACCGCTAATTTCGAACGACTCTTCTCGAAAGTCGGTCGGGACGAACTGGTCGCCAGTCCGGAAGGACATGCCTCGTGA